One Bradyrhizobium sp. CCGB12 genomic window carries:
- a CDS encoding methyltransferase domain-containing protein has protein sequence MPVDQQYYREVASGSTAEKLLIAARDRIFQDFIAHMQPSASDEILDVGVSDVINDGANVLERSYPHQHKITACGLGEGVAFKAAFPLCRYVQIEPNTRLPFDDNAFDVATSNAVLEHAGSHENQMLLVKELCRVARRVFITVPNRFFPVEHHTAIPLAHYFDGTFRIACSIAGKSEWTDEQNLILMTRKRLLEFTASIAKSAAVGYTGLSLGPLSSNLYLAFR, from the coding sequence GTGCCGGTCGATCAACAATATTATCGAGAGGTGGCGTCCGGGAGCACCGCGGAAAAACTGCTCATCGCGGCGCGCGACCGTATATTCCAGGATTTCATCGCCCACATGCAGCCGTCCGCGTCGGACGAGATCCTGGACGTCGGAGTGTCCGACGTGATCAACGACGGCGCAAATGTGCTGGAGAGAAGCTACCCGCATCAGCACAAGATCACAGCTTGCGGGCTCGGCGAAGGAGTCGCGTTCAAGGCGGCTTTTCCGCTCTGCCGTTACGTGCAGATTGAGCCGAATACGCGGCTACCGTTCGACGACAACGCGTTCGATGTCGCGACGTCCAATGCCGTGCTCGAGCATGCCGGAAGCCACGAAAATCAGATGCTCCTGGTCAAGGAGCTTTGCCGCGTTGCGAGGCGGGTGTTCATCACGGTGCCCAACAGGTTCTTTCCGGTCGAGCACCACACGGCCATCCCGCTGGCGCACTATTTCGATGGCACGTTCAGGATCGCCTGCTCGATCGCGGGCAAGTCGGAATGGACCGATGAGCAGAACCTGATTTTGATGACGCGGAAACGGCTGCTGGAGTTCACCGCGTCGATCGCCAAGTCCGCGGCGGTGGGCTACACCGGCTTGTCGCTCGGCCCGTTATCATCCAATCTCTATCTTGCATTCCGCTAA
- a CDS encoding GNAT family N-acetyltransferase, producing the protein MNDLSVTIRSEAAGDAQAIERLHERTFGPGRFVLSAYRLREHVDHVLELSFTARVGTLLVGSVRQLPICIGDTPALLLGPLTVEPPFRGRGVGRLLLERALNDAKAQDHRLVLLVGDEPYYSRVGFKPVPKGRVTMPGPVDYARLLVVELVEGAFEGVSGPVGPDWSKTRT; encoded by the coding sequence ATGAACGATCTCTCAGTCACCATTCGGTCGGAAGCCGCCGGCGATGCGCAGGCGATCGAGCGGCTGCACGAACGCACCTTCGGACCCGGCCGCTTTGTGCTTAGCGCATATCGCCTCCGCGAGCACGTGGATCACGTGCTCGAACTGTCCTTTACCGCTCGCGTCGGTACGTTGCTGGTCGGATCCGTGCGGCAATTGCCGATCTGCATCGGCGACACGCCGGCGCTGCTGCTCGGGCCTCTGACGGTCGAGCCTCCGTTCCGCGGCCGCGGCGTCGGTCGGCTGCTGCTCGAGCGTGCGCTGAACGACGCGAAGGCGCAGGACCACCGCTTGGTGCTGCTGGTCGGCGACGAGCCCTATTACAGCCGCGTCGGCTTCAAGCCGGTGCCGAAGGGACGAGTCACGATGCCCGGCCCGGTGGATTACGCCCGGCTCCTCGTTGTCGAGCTCGTCGAGGGTGCGTTCGAAGGCGTATCGGGGCCGGTCGGTCCGGACTGGAGCAAGACGCGAACCTGA
- a CDS encoding glycosyltransferase family 2 protein: protein MSESTRSWPFRVAVLVPCYNEEAAVATVVADFRKALPAAEVYVYDNNSTDRTAAIAREAGAIVRSERRQGKGHVVRRMFADVEADVYVLVDGDATYDAPSAPRMIDKLLDEHLDMVVGLRVDQSQAAYRRGHRMGNRLFTGFLASTFGHAFKDMLSGYRVFSRRFVKSFPVLSDGFEIETEFAVYALELSLPAAEIETPYYARPEGSFSKLNTWQDGLRIFNTMLKLNRSERPLRFFSAIGIVFALLSIALGLPVVITFLETGLVPRLPTAVLSMGLMIMALLSASSGLVLDTVTRGRREMKMLAYLSQPPLGRN, encoded by the coding sequence TTGTCTGAATCGACGAGGTCATGGCCATTCCGGGTCGCCGTGCTGGTTCCCTGCTACAATGAGGAAGCCGCCGTCGCGACGGTCGTCGCCGATTTCCGCAAGGCACTGCCTGCGGCTGAAGTCTACGTGTACGACAACAACTCGACCGATCGTACCGCGGCGATCGCGCGCGAGGCCGGAGCGATCGTGCGCAGCGAACGTCGCCAGGGCAAAGGCCACGTCGTGCGCCGCATGTTCGCGGACGTCGAGGCCGACGTCTACGTGCTCGTCGATGGTGATGCAACCTATGACGCGCCGAGCGCGCCCCGCATGATCGACAAGCTGCTCGATGAGCATCTGGATATGGTTGTGGGGCTGCGTGTCGATCAATCGCAAGCGGCCTACCGACGCGGTCATCGCATGGGCAACCGTCTGTTTACCGGTTTCCTGGCGTCAACCTTCGGCCACGCCTTCAAGGACATGCTGTCCGGTTACCGCGTGTTCTCGCGCCGCTTCGTCAAATCCTTCCCCGTCTTGTCCGACGGTTTCGAGATCGAGACCGAATTTGCGGTCTATGCGCTGGAATTGTCGCTTCCGGCCGCCGAGATCGAGACGCCTTATTATGCACGCCCGGAAGGCTCCTTCTCCAAGCTCAACACATGGCAGGATGGTTTGCGCATCTTCAACACGATGCTGAAGCTCAACCGATCGGAGCGGCCGCTGCGCTTCTTTTCGGCGATCGGCATCGTCTTCGCGCTGCTGTCGATCGCGCTCGGATTGCCCGTCGTCATCACCTTCCTCGAAACCGGCCTCGTGCCGCGCCTGCCGACCGCCGTGCTCTCCATGGGTCTGATGATCATGGCGTTGCTTTCGGCGTCGTCGGGACTCGTGCTCGACACCGTAACGCGCGGCCGGCGGGAAATGAAGATGCTCGCCTATCTGTCTCAACCGCCGCTCGGGAGGAACTGA
- a CDS encoding NUDIX domain-containing protein produces the protein MGERLDRVRRKAEPLLRRIFHAYFLLVRGMTLGVRAVVLDAENRVFLVRHSYVSGWYLPGGGVDFGETMEEALRRELKEEGDIDLIGEVVLHGIFLNSHVSRRDHVAVYVIRQFSQDRLPAPNREIVECGFFAITALPEGTTPGTRLRIAEVAGGQAPIATWR, from the coding sequence ATGGGAGAACGACTGGACCGTGTCCGACGGAAAGCAGAGCCGCTGCTGCGGCGAATCTTCCACGCCTATTTCCTGCTCGTCCGCGGCATGACGCTCGGCGTCCGCGCCGTGGTGCTGGATGCCGAGAACCGGGTGTTCCTGGTCAGGCACAGCTATGTCAGTGGCTGGTATCTGCCCGGCGGCGGCGTCGACTTCGGCGAGACCATGGAAGAGGCGCTGCGGCGCGAGCTCAAGGAGGAGGGCGACATCGATCTGATCGGAGAGGTCGTGCTGCACGGCATCTTCCTCAACAGCCATGTCTCCCGCCGCGACCACGTCGCGGTCTACGTAATCAGGCAGTTCAGCCAGGACCGCCTGCCCGCGCCCAACCGCGAGATCGTCGAATGCGGGTTCTTCGCGATCACGGCCCTACCCGAGGGGACCACGCCCGGCACGCGGTTGCGGATCGCGGAAGTAGCGGGCGGCCAGGCTCCGATTGCGACGTGGCGGTGA
- a CDS encoding metallophosphoesterase, translated as MAPFTLAHLSDPHLPPLPKPRLIELAGKRALGYVNWTRNRHKYQRREVLDALVADMKAQAPDHIAVTGDLVNLALEAEFAPALAWLKSVGTPDRVTAIPGNHDAYVSATRHRFGETFLHYIAADTPGAAVFPAVRRRGPLALISLSTAVPTLPLMATGTLGRDQLASLEAVLERLAAEDVFRVLLVHHPLKSAARQKRMTDAAALLALLKRHGVELILHGHDHIHSTMWFEGPNGNIPALGVPSASALAHGRYPAAAYNLFTIEKDNAGWRCEQTVRSLGAGFQIGQIKHARLI; from the coding sequence ATGGCACCCTTCACGCTCGCCCATCTGTCCGATCCGCATCTGCCACCCTTGCCGAAGCCGCGGCTGATCGAGCTCGCCGGCAAGCGCGCACTCGGCTACGTCAACTGGACGCGCAACCGGCATAAATACCAGCGCCGCGAGGTGCTCGATGCGCTGGTCGCCGACATGAAGGCCCAGGCGCCCGACCACATCGCGGTGACGGGCGATCTCGTCAACCTGGCGCTGGAAGCCGAGTTCGCGCCGGCCCTGGCCTGGCTCAAAAGCGTCGGCACGCCCGACCGCGTCACTGCGATCCCCGGCAATCATGACGCCTATGTCAGCGCGACGCGTCATCGCTTCGGCGAGACGTTTCTGCACTACATCGCCGCGGACACGCCCGGTGCGGCGGTCTTTCCCGCCGTGCGCCGGCGCGGGCCGCTCGCGCTGATCAGCCTGTCCACGGCAGTGCCGACCCTGCCGCTGATGGCGACGGGCACGCTCGGGCGCGATCAGCTCGCATCTCTCGAAGCGGTCCTCGAGCGCCTCGCGGCCGAGGATGTTTTCCGCGTGCTGCTGGTGCATCATCCGCTGAAGTCGGCCGCGCGCCAGAAGCGGATGACGGACGCGGCCGCCTTGCTGGCGCTCTTGAAGCGCCACGGCGTCGAGCTGATCCTGCACGGGCACGACCACATTCATTCGACGATGTGGTTCGAAGGGCCCAACGGCAACATTCCCGCGCTCGGCGTACCCTCCGCCTCCGCGCTCGCGCACGGGCGCTACCCGGCGGCGGCCTATAATCTGTTCACGATCGAGAAGGACAATGCCGGCTGGCGCTGCGAGCAGACGGTGCGGAGCCTGGGCGCTGGATTTCAGATCGGACAGATCAAGCATGCACGGTTGATCTAG
- a CDS encoding isocitrate lyase: MNYQPRGISTLQGPGSYQSEIEAAQALLETKPTWNGVSAEAVARMRLQNRFKTGLDVARYTAALMRADMAAYDNDPTKYTQSLGCWHGFIAQQKLISVKKHFGGKTDRTYLYLSGWMIAALRSEFGPLPDQSMHEKTSVPALIEELYTFLRQADSRELNDIFRTLDKARKEGDKVREKELIEKIDNFQTHVVPVIADIDAGFGNAEATYLLAKKMIEAGACALQIENQVSDEKQCGHQDGKVTVPHEVFIAKIRACRHAFLELGVEDGIIVTRTDSLGAGLTQQIAVSHKPGDIGDQYNSFLDCEEITAENARNGDVIINRNGKMMRPKRLPSNLYQFRPGTGEDRCVLDSITSLQNGADLLWIETEKPHIEQIAKMVDRIRKVIPNAKLAYNNSPSFNWTINFRWQVYDAMKEAGKDVSKYNRAELMKPEYDDTPLAIEADERIRTFQADSAKRAGIFHHLITLPTYHTAALSTDNLAREYFGEQGMLGYVKNVQRQEIRQGIACAKHQNMAGSDIGDDHKEYFAGEAALKAGGAHNTMNQFG, from the coding sequence ATGAACTACCAGCCACGCGGCATCAGCACCCTCCAGGGCCCCGGTTCGTATCAGAGCGAGATCGAGGCGGCCCAGGCGCTCCTCGAGACCAAGCCGACCTGGAACGGGGTGTCGGCCGAGGCGGTCGCGCGCATGCGGCTGCAGAACCGCTTCAAGACCGGCCTCGACGTCGCCCGCTACACCGCGGCGCTGATGCGGGCCGACATGGCGGCCTATGACAACGATCCGACCAAGTACACCCAGTCGCTGGGTTGCTGGCACGGCTTCATCGCCCAGCAGAAGCTGATCTCGGTCAAGAAGCATTTCGGCGGCAAGACCGATCGCACCTATCTGTATCTCTCCGGCTGGATGATTGCGGCGCTGCGCTCCGAGTTCGGCCCGCTGCCCGACCAGTCGATGCACGAAAAGACTTCGGTGCCGGCGTTGATCGAAGAGCTCTACACGTTCCTGCGTCAGGCCGACTCGCGCGAGCTGAACGACATCTTCCGCACGCTCGACAAGGCGCGCAAGGAAGGCGACAAGGTCAGGGAGAAGGAGCTGATCGAGAAGATCGACAACTTCCAGACCCACGTCGTGCCTGTCATCGCCGACATCGATGCCGGCTTCGGCAATGCGGAGGCGACCTACCTACTCGCCAAGAAGATGATCGAGGCGGGCGCCTGCGCGCTCCAAATCGAGAACCAGGTCTCGGACGAGAAGCAGTGCGGCCATCAGGACGGCAAGGTCACCGTGCCGCACGAGGTGTTCATCGCGAAGATCCGTGCCTGCCGCCACGCCTTCCTCGAGCTCGGCGTCGAAGACGGCATCATCGTGACCCGCACCGACTCGCTCGGCGCCGGCCTGACGCAGCAGATCGCCGTCAGTCATAAGCCGGGCGACATCGGCGACCAGTACAACAGCTTCCTCGATTGTGAGGAAATCACCGCGGAGAACGCTCGCAACGGCGACGTCATCATCAACCGCAACGGCAAGATGATGCGTCCGAAGCGGCTGCCCTCGAACCTCTACCAGTTCCGTCCGGGCACGGGCGAAGACCGCTGCGTGCTCGACAGCATCACCTCGCTGCAGAACGGCGCGGACCTGCTGTGGATCGAGACCGAGAAGCCGCATATCGAGCAGATCGCCAAGATGGTCGACCGCATCCGCAAGGTCATCCCGAACGCCAAGCTCGCCTACAACAACTCGCCGTCGTTCAACTGGACCATCAACTTCCGTTGGCAGGTCTACGACGCAATGAAGGAAGCCGGCAAGGATGTCAGCAAGTACAACCGCGCCGAGCTGATGAAGCCGGAATACGACGATACGCCGCTGGCGATCGAAGCCGACGAGCGCATCCGGACGTTCCAGGCGGATTCGGCCAAGCGTGCCGGCATTTTCCACCACCTGATCACGCTGCCGACCTATCACACGGCCGCGCTGTCCACCGACAACCTCGCCAGGGAGTATTTCGGCGAGCAGGGCATGCTCGGCTACGTCAAGAACGTGCAGCGCCAGGAGATCCGTCAGGGCATCGCCTGCGCCAAGCACCAGAACATGGCCGGCTCCGACATCGGCGACGACCACAAGGAGTACTTCGCGGGTGAAGCGGCCCTGAAGGCGGGCGGCGCCCACAACACCATGAACCAGTTCGGCTAA
- a CDS encoding short-chain fatty acyl-CoA regulator family protein: MPAESGKKLFVGPRFRRIRQQLGLSQTQIAEGLSISPSYVNLIERNQRPVTAQILLRLAETYDLDLRDLATADEDRFFAELNEIFSDPLFRQIDVPKQELRDLAELCPGVTHALQRLYAAYTEARQGETLAAAQMADRDVGTRYEANPVERVRELIEANRNYFPELEQAAETLRDELNVPAEGLYAALAARLREKHSIQTRIMPVDVMRETLRRFDRHRRQLLISELVDPPGRAFQLAFQLGLGECAQALETIIGRAGPLDDAPRRLFRITLGNYFAAAVMMPYPAFLAAAEALNYDIHVLAQRFNSGFEQVCHRLTTLQRPNARGIPFFLLRVDNAGNVSKRFSSGTFPFSKFGGTCPLWNVHSTFDTPDRLLKQVIELSDGTRYFSIAQMVRRPVAPHPLPQPRFAIGLGCEIRHAARLTYAAGIDLEKTEGTPIGVNCRLCERENCAQRAEPPITRTLILDETTRRVSSFAFSNAREL; the protein is encoded by the coding sequence ATGCCCGCCGAATCCGGGAAAAAACTGTTCGTCGGCCCGCGCTTCCGGCGGATCCGGCAGCAATTGGGGCTGTCGCAGACCCAGATCGCCGAGGGGCTCTCGATCTCGCCGAGCTACGTCAACCTGATCGAGCGCAACCAGCGCCCGGTGACGGCGCAGATCCTGCTGCGGCTGGCCGAGACCTACGACCTCGACCTGCGCGACCTCGCAACCGCCGACGAGGACCGTTTCTTCGCCGAGCTCAACGAGATCTTCTCCGATCCCCTGTTCCGCCAGATCGACGTTCCCAAGCAGGAACTGCGCGACCTCGCCGAGCTCTGCCCCGGCGTCACCCATGCGCTGCAACGGCTCTACGCCGCCTACACCGAGGCGCGCCAGGGCGAGACGCTGGCCGCCGCGCAAATGGCCGACCGCGACGTCGGCACGCGCTATGAAGCCAATCCGGTCGAGCGCGTGCGCGAGCTGATCGAGGCCAATCGCAACTATTTTCCGGAGCTCGAGCAGGCCGCGGAGACGCTTCGCGATGAGCTGAACGTGCCGGCCGAAGGACTTTACGCCGCGCTTGCGGCACGCTTGCGCGAAAAGCATTCGATCCAGACCCGGATCATGCCTGTCGACGTGATGCGCGAGACGCTGCGGCGCTTCGATCGCCACCGCCGCCAGCTCCTGATCTCCGAGCTGGTCGACCCGCCCGGCCGTGCGTTCCAGCTCGCCTTCCAGCTCGGGCTCGGTGAATGCGCGCAAGCCCTGGAGACCATCATCGGCCGCGCCGGTCCGCTCGACGACGCGCCGCGCCGGCTGTTCCGCATCACGCTCGGCAATTACTTTGCGGCAGCCGTGATGATGCCCTATCCGGCTTTCCTCGCCGCAGCCGAGGCGCTCAATTACGATATCCACGTGCTGGCGCAGCGCTTCAATTCCGGTTTCGAGCAGGTCTGCCATCGCCTCACCACCCTGCAGCGGCCGAACGCGCGCGGCATTCCGTTCTTCCTCTTGCGCGTCGACAATGCCGGCAACGTCTCGAAGCGCTTTTCCTCCGGCACCTTCCCGTTCTCGAAATTCGGCGGCACCTGCCCGCTGTGGAACGTGCATTCGACGTTCGACACGCCCGACCGCCTGCTCAAGCAGGTGATCGAACTCTCAGACGGCACGCGCTATTTCTCGATCGCGCAGATGGTGCGCCGTCCCGTCGCGCCGCATCCGCTGCCGCAGCCGCGCTTCGCCATCGGCCTCGGCTGCGAGATCCGCCACGCCGCGCGCCTGACCTACGCCGCCGGCATCGACCTGGAGAAAACCGAGGGCACGCCGATCGGCGTCAACTGCCGCCTCTGCGAGCGCGAAAACTGCGCCCAGCGCGCCGAGCCGCCGATCACGCGCACGCTGATCCTGGACGAGACGACGCGGCGGGTGTCGAGTTTCGCGTTTTCGAATGCGAGGGAGTTGTGA
- a CDS encoding antibiotic biosynthesis monooxygenase — MYAAIRQAKAKSGSAEELARRIKDGAVPIISDVDGFRAYYVVYAGDDTVTAISIFDKFEQAEEANRRAIAWIEKDLSSLLAGHASAAAGPVIVHTLA; from the coding sequence ATGTATGCCGCCATCCGTCAGGCCAAGGCGAAAAGCGGAAGCGCGGAAGAGCTGGCGCGCCGCATCAAGGACGGCGCCGTTCCGATCATCAGCGACGTCGACGGTTTCCGCGCCTATTACGTCGTCTATGCCGGCGACGACACGGTGACCGCGATCTCGATCTTCGACAAGTTCGAGCAGGCGGAGGAGGCGAACCGGCGCGCGATCGCTTGGATCGAGAAGGATCTCAGCTCGCTACTCGCCGGACATGCAAGCGCCGCCGCGGGGCCGGTAATCGTGCATACGCTGGCGTAG
- a CDS encoding tetratricopeptide repeat protein — translation MTRAVVPLLIVLCVLIGLSTHMVVNCGDEDDSDICSAVIGFSPLRGSLIAFAYEGRGRIALRHGDVRRAIADFDEAIHLNPNRASLYRDRALARRQNGDLELAIADYDEAIAHDPRLAAPYHQRGLALAAMGDLDRAILSYNTAIRLDPSDAQVRLDRGLAFLARGQADDARTDLEAALALPPGKDGRTHEAARAKLAELSSAEPTTRMAAPRR, via the coding sequence ATGACCAGAGCTGTCGTACCATTGCTGATCGTCCTTTGCGTGCTCATTGGGCTGTCCACGCACATGGTCGTCAATTGCGGCGACGAGGACGATTCCGACATCTGCTCGGCCGTGATCGGCTTCTCGCCGTTGCGCGGCTCGCTGATCGCCTTCGCCTATGAGGGACGCGGACGGATCGCGCTGCGCCACGGCGACGTCAGGCGCGCGATCGCCGATTTCGACGAGGCCATCCATCTCAATCCCAACCGCGCCTCGCTCTATCGCGACCGCGCGCTGGCGCGCCGGCAGAACGGCGATCTGGAGCTCGCCATTGCGGATTACGACGAGGCGATCGCGCATGATCCGAGGCTCGCCGCGCCCTATCATCAGCGCGGTCTCGCGCTCGCCGCCATGGGCGATCTCGACCGCGCCATCCTGAGCTACAACACGGCGATCCGCCTCGATCCGTCGGATGCGCAGGTCCGCCTCGACCGTGGCCTTGCCTTCCTCGCCCGCGGCCAGGCCGACGACGCACGCACCGATCTGGAGGCCGCGCTGGCGCTGCCGCCCGGCAAGGACGGCCGCACGCACGAGGCTGCACGCGCCAAGCTCGCCGAGCTCTCCAGCGCCGAGCCGACGACCCGGATGGCGGCGCCGAGAAGGTGA
- the htpX gene encoding zinc metalloprotease HtpX produces MNYFRTAMLLAGLTALFMGVGYLIGGASGAMIALVIAAATNLFAYWNSDRAVLSMYGAHEVDRQSAPELVGLVAELAGRAGLPMPRVFVMDEAQPNAFATGRNPENAAVAVTVGLMNQLSREELAGVIAHELAHIKNHDTLLMTITATIAGAISMLAQFGMFFGGHRDNNNGPGIVGSILMMILAPLAAMLVQMAISRTREYAADNLGARIAGQPMWLASALVKIEGAAHQVPNYDAERNPATAHMFIINPLSGHGVDNLFATHPSTQNRIAALQQLAAELGAQAAPSVGANENYPPRGPWGRSSSRGRGPWG; encoded by the coding sequence ATGAACTATTTTCGTACCGCAATGCTGCTCGCCGGCCTCACCGCCCTGTTCATGGGCGTGGGCTATCTGATCGGCGGTGCCTCCGGCGCCATGATCGCGCTCGTCATTGCCGCGGCGACAAATCTCTTCGCCTACTGGAACTCCGACCGTGCTGTGCTTTCGATGTACGGCGCCCATGAGGTCGACCGCCAAAGTGCGCCTGAGCTGGTCGGGCTCGTCGCGGAGCTGGCGGGCCGCGCAGGCCTGCCGATGCCGCGTGTGTTCGTGATGGACGAGGCGCAGCCCAACGCGTTCGCGACCGGCCGCAATCCCGAGAACGCCGCGGTCGCCGTCACCGTCGGCCTGATGAACCAGCTCAGCCGCGAGGAGCTCGCCGGCGTGATCGCGCACGAGCTTGCGCATATCAAAAATCACGACACGCTGCTGATGACCATCACCGCGACCATCGCGGGTGCGATCTCCATGCTCGCACAGTTTGGCATGTTCTTCGGCGGTCACCGCGACAACAATAACGGCCCGGGCATCGTCGGTTCGATCCTGATGATGATCCTCGCCCCGCTCGCCGCCATGCTGGTGCAGATGGCGATCAGCCGCACCCGCGAATATGCCGCGGACAATCTCGGTGCGCGCATCGCCGGGCAGCCGATGTGGCTGGCCTCCGCGCTGGTGAAAATAGAGGGCGCGGCGCATCAAGTGCCGAACTATGATGCGGAACGTAATCCCGCTACCGCGCACATGTTCATCATCAATCCGCTGTCGGGCCACGGCGTCGACAATCTCTTCGCCACCCATCCTTCGACCCAGAACCGCATCGCCGCGCTCCAGCAACTCGCGGCCGAGCTCGGCGCGCAGGCGGCGCCTTCGGTCGGCGCCAACGAGAACTATCCGCCTCGGGGCCCGTGGGGCCGCTCGTCGTCACGTGGTCGCGGTCCCTGGGGCTGA
- a CDS encoding HlyD family secretion protein, whose amino-acid sequence MMDRSRAASVDPASAPSPESKTDAKGLQEALHEQLFANDEPNHGPDGQTAPESGRRWPHLRRGAKIAIGLAIIAVFGWLPLRAIWENSSVEAVLNSRLVTLRTPIGGRVAAAQRVTDQAKLEAGTVVLRVVNSRGDRTRLDDLRRQKSRLENERPSLAAKLASAQAAQRDLARQAAQFRNGRVLQLEARIAEIQTSIEAAAARRDEASAAVERASSLAKSGNVSTVELARLTRELSVSQQTELGARKRLDAAKVELAAAQNGSFLGDSYNDRPSSVQREEEMRQRAGDLEADLARTDTEIAWLANEIIIEEVRFADLSEANITTPVAGRVWEMMTSPGEDVQAGQPLLKVLDCSGAVITANVTESVYNRLQLGDRASFEPNDGGEPISGTVVNLTGAAGAPANLAINPDALSKEPYRVTVASRDAAARACTVGRTGRVVFARQETAP is encoded by the coding sequence ATGATGGACCGCTCGCGCGCCGCCTCCGTCGATCCCGCATCCGCCCCCTCCCCTGAGAGCAAGACTGACGCGAAGGGCTTGCAGGAGGCGTTGCACGAACAGCTGTTCGCCAATGACGAGCCCAACCACGGGCCCGATGGGCAGACGGCGCCGGAATCCGGACGCCGCTGGCCGCATCTGCGGCGCGGCGCCAAGATCGCCATCGGGCTCGCCATCATCGCCGTATTCGGCTGGCTGCCGCTGCGCGCAATCTGGGAAAATTCGAGCGTCGAAGCCGTGCTGAACTCCCGCCTCGTCACCCTGCGCACACCCATCGGTGGCCGCGTGGCGGCCGCCCAGCGCGTCACCGACCAGGCCAAGCTCGAGGCCGGGACCGTCGTCCTGCGCGTCGTCAACTCGCGCGGCGATCGCACCCGGCTCGACGATCTCCGGCGGCAGAAATCGCGCCTGGAGAACGAGCGGCCGAGCCTTGCCGCAAAACTTGCCTCGGCCCAGGCTGCGCAAAGGGACCTGGCGCGGCAGGCCGCGCAATTCCGCAACGGGCGCGTGCTCCAGCTCGAGGCCCGCATCGCCGAGATCCAGACCTCGATCGAGGCGGCGGCAGCGCGGCGGGACGAAGCCAGCGCCGCCGTCGAACGCGCCTCCTCGCTGGCGAAATCCGGCAATGTCTCGACCGTCGAGCTGGCACGGCTGACACGCGAGCTTTCCGTGTCACAGCAGACCGAGCTTGGTGCGCGCAAGCGGCTGGACGCGGCGAAGGTGGAGCTTGCCGCGGCACAGAACGGCTCCTTCCTCGGCGACAGCTACAACGACCGGCCAAGCTCGGTGCAGCGCGAGGAGGAGATGCGCCAGCGTGCCGGCGACCTCGAGGCCGATCTCGCCCGCACCGACACCGAGATCGCCTGGCTCGCCAACGAGATCATCATCGAGGAGGTCCGCTTCGCCGATCTCTCCGAGGCCAACATTACGACACCTGTCGCTGGCCGCGTCTGGGAGATGATGACCTCGCCTGGCGAAGACGTGCAGGCCGGCCAGCCCCTGCTCAAGGTGCTCGATTGCAGCGGCGCCGTCATCACCGCCAACGTCACCGAGAGCGTCTACAACCGCTTGCAGCTTGGCGATCGCGCCAGCTTCGAGCCGAATGACGGCGGCGAGCCGATCTCCGGCACCGTTGTCAACCTCACCGGCGCCGCCGGTGCGCCCGCAAACCTCGCCATCAATCCGGATGCGCTAAGCAAGGAGCCCTATCGCGTGACCGTCGCATCTCGCGATGCCGCGGCCCGCGCCTGCACCGTGGGACGCACCGGCCGCGTCGTGTTTGCCCGGCAGGAGACCGCGCCGTGA